The nucleotide window TGACATTTGACCGTACGGAGTACCGTCGACGCCAAGGGCTCTTCGATTCCAATAAGGACGTTCAGGTGATCAAGGGACAAAAGTACGGATCACTTGTTAGCCGTCCACAGAAGATCTGCGGCGTGCCAACAACTGAGACCCCCGCGCCAATACCAGCGGACACAATTCCGAGCGCGACAGTTACCGCTGCGCCGAGTCCGGGAGCCTGACCCTTCGTCTTAGTAGAAGCGATAGCTACTTAGGATGGGCCCGTGTTAGATCCGTATGAAGAATATCAAACATCGACATGATCCGGAACGTCCCGGGGTCCTCACAGAAGGGTGCGGATGCCGGCGGTTGAATTTTCCGCGTCCCTCATAAGTTCAAGAAAAGGATCGAGCGCATGTATATTTCGGTAGTGACGCTGACCGTCGACGACATCGACCGCGCAGTCGACTTCTACACGAATAAGCTAGGGTGGGAAAAGACCATGGACGTGCCGATGGGCGAACGCCGCTGGGTGACAGTGGCACCATCGGGATCGCAGACGGCTTTCACGCTGACAAAGGATGCGCCGGAATCGCGGCCTCAAAAGACCGGCGGCTTCAGCGGCGTCATTCTCGAAGTCGACGACGTCTTCCAATCGTACG belongs to Candidatus Eremiobacteraceae bacterium and includes:
- a CDS encoding VOC family protein; protein product: MYISVVTLTVDDIDRAVDFYTNKLGWEKTMDVPMGERRWVTVAPSGSQTAFTLTKDAPESRPQKTGGFSGVILEVDDVFQSY